One genomic region from Mycobacterium basiliense encodes:
- a CDS encoding MogA/MoaB family molybdenum cofactor biosynthesis protein, producing the protein MTSGRSARIIIASTRASAGGYTDACGPIITEWLEQRGFSPVESEVVADGNPVGEALREAVGAGVDLIITSGGTGISPTDATPEHTVAVLDYVIPGLADAIRRSGLPKVPTSVLSRGVCGVAGHTLVVNLPGSADGVRDGLGVLDDVVDHALDQLAGHDHQR; encoded by the coding sequence GTGACGAGCGGCCGCTCCGCGCGTATCATCATCGCGTCGACCCGAGCGTCGGCCGGCGGGTATACCGATGCGTGTGGTCCGATTATTACTGAATGGCTTGAGCAGCGGGGTTTTTCGCCGGTGGAGTCGGAGGTTGTCGCCGATGGAAATCCGGTCGGCGAGGCACTGCGCGAAGCCGTCGGTGCCGGAGTCGACTTGATCATTACCTCCGGGGGCACCGGCATCTCGCCTACCGATGCCACCCCGGAGCACACCGTCGCGGTGCTGGACTACGTCATCCCGGGGCTGGCCGACGCCATCCGGCGCTCGGGCCTCCCGAAAGTTCCCACCTCAGTGTTGTCGCGCGGCGTCTGCGGGGTGGCCGGCCACACGTTGGTAGTCAATTTGCCGGGTTCAGCCGACGGCGTTCGCGACGGCCTTGGGGTGCTCGACGACGTCGTGGATCACGCACTCGATCAACTCGCTGGCCACGATCACCAACGATGA
- a CDS encoding helicase-associated domain-containing protein, with translation MTEHTPDIPLGSWLADLPDERLIRLLELRPDLAQPPPGSIAALAARAQARQSVKAATDDLDFLRLAVLDALLVLQADTTPVPIAKLLSLIGDRAPHPQVTDALADLTQRALAWGEGVVRVAPDTGTALPWHPGQVTLEDGARTGDEIAELIAGLDQGQREVLEKLLEGSPMGRTRDAAPGASPDRPVPRLLTMGLLRRIDAETVILPWHVGQVLRGERPGPMQLGAPDPAVSTATPDDVDAAAAGAAIDLLRETDVLLISLGSTPVPELRSGGLGVREIKRLAKTLGVDEQRLGLILEVAAAAGLIASGMPDPLPSHGEGPFWAPTAAADRFTAMSPAERWHLLAHTWLDLPGRPALIGSRGPDGKPYSALSDSLFSTAAPLDRRLLLGMLAELPIGAGVDQATASAALIWHRPRWSRRLQPGPVSDLLDECHALGLVGRGAISAPGRALLDEGVEPTTVVDAMTRALPKPIDHFLVQADLTVVAPGPLQRDLANELAAVANVESAGAAMVYRVSEQSIRHALDIGKSRDWMHAFFADHSKTPVPQGLTYLIDDVARRHGQLRIGMAASFVRCEDPALLAQAMAAPAGEELQLRALAPTVAVSPAPISEVLVALRNAGFTPAAEDSTGAIVDVRPLSARVPAPNQRRPYRPTPRPSSETLNGIIAVLRTVTAAPFGNIRVDPAVAMSLLQRAAKDQTTLVIGYLDAAGVATQRVVSPIVVRGGQLMAFDSTSGKLRDFAIHRITSVMSADDR, from the coding sequence ATGACCGAACACACCCCGGATATCCCGCTGGGGTCCTGGCTTGCCGACTTGCCTGACGAGCGGCTGATCCGACTGCTGGAACTGCGGCCAGACCTTGCCCAGCCGCCACCTGGCAGCATCGCTGCGCTAGCCGCGCGCGCCCAGGCACGTCAGTCGGTCAAGGCCGCCACCGACGACCTCGACTTTCTGCGACTGGCAGTGCTCGACGCATTGTTAGTGCTGCAGGCCGACACCACACCAGTGCCGATCGCCAAACTGCTATCGCTCATCGGCGACCGCGCGCCCCACCCCCAAGTGACCGACGCACTGGCCGACCTCACACAACGCGCCCTGGCCTGGGGCGAAGGCGTGGTCCGAGTCGCGCCAGATACGGGTACGGCACTGCCGTGGCATCCCGGCCAAGTCACCCTTGAGGACGGTGCGCGCACCGGCGATGAAATCGCCGAGCTGATCGCCGGGCTCGACCAAGGACAGCGTGAGGTGCTGGAGAAGCTGCTCGAAGGGTCCCCGATGGGGCGGACCCGCGATGCCGCACCCGGCGCCTCGCCGGACCGGCCGGTTCCCCGCCTGCTGACGATGGGGTTACTGAGGCGCATCGACGCCGAGACTGTGATCTTGCCCTGGCATGTCGGACAGGTGCTGCGCGGCGAGCGCCCGGGTCCGATGCAGCTCGGTGCGCCCGACCCGGCGGTTTCCACCGCCACCCCCGACGACGTCGATGCCGCAGCCGCCGGGGCCGCCATCGACCTGCTGCGCGAGACAGACGTGCTTTTGATCAGCCTCGGCAGCACGCCGGTCCCCGAACTGCGCAGCGGCGGGTTGGGAGTGCGGGAAATCAAGCGGCTGGCCAAGACGCTTGGAGTCGACGAACAGCGGCTGGGCCTAATCCTCGAAGTGGCGGCGGCGGCCGGACTGATCGCCAGCGGGATGCCTGATCCGCTCCCTTCCCACGGCGAGGGGCCGTTTTGGGCGCCAACGGCAGCCGCCGACCGCTTCACCGCGATGTCCCCTGCCGAACGGTGGCACCTGTTGGCCCACACCTGGCTTGACCTGCCCGGCCGGCCAGCGCTGATCGGCAGCCGCGGCCCGGACGGCAAACCCTATAGCGCACTGTCTGATTCGCTGTTTTCCACCGCAGCACCATTGGATCGTCGCCTGCTGTTGGGCATGCTTGCCGAATTGCCCATCGGCGCGGGTGTAGACCAGGCGACGGCGTCGGCGGCGTTGATCTGGCACCGGCCGCGGTGGAGCCGGCGGCTGCAGCCGGGCCCGGTCTCGGACCTGTTGGACGAGTGCCATGCGCTCGGCCTGGTGGGCCGCGGGGCCATAAGCGCGCCGGGTCGAGCGCTGCTGGATGAAGGCGTCGAGCCCACAACCGTGGTCGATGCGATGACGCGAGCGCTGCCCAAACCCATTGATCACTTCCTGGTGCAGGCGGACCTGACCGTGGTAGCGCCAGGCCCGCTGCAACGCGACCTCGCCAATGAGCTGGCCGCGGTAGCGAACGTCGAATCAGCCGGCGCGGCCATGGTGTACCGAGTCAGCGAGCAGTCCATCCGGCACGCACTGGATATCGGCAAATCCCGTGACTGGATGCACGCTTTTTTCGCCGACCACTCCAAGACACCAGTGCCGCAGGGTCTCACCTATCTCATTGACGATGTCGCACGCCGGCACGGGCAATTGCGTATCGGCATGGCGGCGTCGTTTGTCCGATGTGAGGATCCCGCGCTGTTGGCGCAGGCCATGGCAGCACCCGCGGGCGAGGAACTGCAGCTGCGGGCCCTGGCACCAACGGTGGCGGTCTCGCCCGCCCCGATCTCCGAGGTGCTCGTCGCGTTGCGAAACGCGGGCTTCACCCCGGCCGCCGAGGATTCCACCGGCGCCATCGTCGATGTCCGGCCCCTCAGCGCCCGGGTACCCGCACCAAACCAACGCCGGCCCTACCGCCCGACTCCCCGGCCCAGCAGCGAAACATTGAACGGGATCATCGCGGTATTGCGAACAGTGACCGCCGCACCGTTCGGCAATATCCGCGTGGACCCGGCGGTCGCGATGTCGCTTTTGCAACGGGCCGCAAAGGACCAGACGACGCTGGTGATCGGCTACCTGGACGCCGCCGGCGTGGCGACGCAGCGCGTGGTATCGCCGATCGTCGTTCGGGGCGGTCAGCTGATGGCATTCGATTCGACGTCGGGAAAGCTACGCGACTTTGCTATCCACCGCATCACGTCGGTGATGTCGGCCGACGACCGATAA
- a CDS encoding DNA repair helicase XPB produces MTDGPLIVQSDKTVLLEVDHEQAGTARAAIAPFAELERAPEHIHTYRITPLALWNARAAGHDAEQVVDALVSFSRYAVPQPLLVDIVDTMARYGRLQLVKSPVHGLTLVSLDRAVLEEVLRNKKIAPMLGTRIDDDTVAVHPSERGRVKQLLLKIGWPAEDLAGYVDGEAHPISLEQDGWQLRDYQQLAADSFWDGGSGVVVLPCGAGKTLVGAAAMARARATTLILVTNIVAARQWKRELVARTSLSEDEIGEYSGERKEIRPVTISTYQMITRRTKGEYRHLELFDSRDWGLIIYDEVHLLPAPVFRMTADLQSKRRLGLTATLIREDGREGDVFSLIGPKRYDAPWKDIEAQGWIAPAECVEVRVTMTDNERMMYATSEPEERYRICSTVHTKIAVVKSILDKHPGEQTLVIGAYLDQLDELGAELDAPVIQGATKTREREALFDAFRRGEISTLVVSKVANFSIDLPEASVAVQVSGTFGSRQEEAQRLGRLLRPKSDGGGAIFYSVVARDSLDAEYAAHRQRFLAEQGYGYIIRDADDLLGPAI; encoded by the coding sequence GTGACCGACGGACCGTTGATCGTCCAATCCGACAAGACGGTGCTACTCGAAGTGGACCACGAGCAGGCCGGCACCGCACGCGCCGCCATCGCACCGTTCGCCGAGTTGGAACGGGCACCCGAACACATACACACCTATCGCATCACACCGCTGGCGTTGTGGAACGCCCGCGCCGCCGGCCACGACGCCGAGCAGGTAGTCGATGCACTGGTCAGTTTCTCGCGCTACGCGGTGCCACAGCCGCTGCTGGTCGACATCGTCGACACCATGGCCCGCTACGGGCGGCTGCAGTTGGTCAAGAGCCCGGTGCACGGTTTGACGCTGGTGAGCCTAGATCGCGCTGTGCTCGAGGAGGTGCTGCGCAACAAGAAGATCGCACCGATGTTGGGCACCCGGATTGATGACGACACGGTGGCCGTTCACCCGAGCGAACGGGGCAGAGTCAAGCAGCTGCTGCTCAAGATTGGTTGGCCAGCAGAAGATCTAGCCGGGTACGTGGACGGCGAAGCGCACCCGATCAGCCTAGAGCAGGACGGCTGGCAGCTGCGCGACTATCAACAGCTGGCTGCGGACTCGTTCTGGGACGGCGGGTCCGGAGTGGTCGTTTTGCCGTGCGGAGCGGGCAAGACGTTGGTCGGTGCGGCCGCAATGGCCAGGGCTCGCGCGACAACACTGATTCTGGTCACCAATATCGTGGCCGCGCGTCAGTGGAAGCGCGAGCTGGTTGCGCGCACATCGCTGAGCGAAGACGAGATCGGCGAATACTCCGGAGAGCGCAAGGAAATTCGGCCCGTCACTATCTCGACGTACCAGATGATTACCCGTCGCACCAAAGGCGAATACCGTCATCTCGAGCTCTTCGACAGCCGCGACTGGGGACTGATCATCTACGACGAGGTTCATCTGCTACCGGCGCCGGTGTTCCGGATGACCGCGGACCTGCAATCCAAGCGAAGGCTGGGCCTGACCGCTACGTTGATCCGTGAGGACGGCCGCGAAGGTGACGTGTTTTCCCTTATCGGCCCGAAACGCTATGACGCGCCGTGGAAGGACATCGAGGCTCAAGGGTGGATCGCGCCGGCCGAATGCGTCGAGGTCCGGGTCACCATGACCGACAACGAACGAATGATGTACGCCACCTCCGAGCCCGAAGAGCGCTATCGGATTTGCTCGACCGTGCATACCAAAATCGCGGTGGTCAAATCGATTCTGGACAAGCACCCGGGAGAACAAACCCTGGTGATCGGCGCCTATCTGGATCAGCTCGATGAGCTCGGCGCCGAATTGGATGCGCCGGTAATCCAAGGGGCGACGAAAACCCGTGAACGCGAAGCGCTGTTCGACGCCTTCCGCCGTGGCGAGATCTCTACGCTGGTGGTGTCCAAGGTTGCCAACTTCTCCATCGACCTACCGGAAGCTTCGGTAGCGGTACAGGTTTCGGGTACGTTTGGCTCGCGCCAGGAAGAGGCCCAACGGCTGGGTAGACTCCTGCGGCCCAAGTCCGACGGCGGAGGCGCCATCTTCTACTCCGTGGTGGCCCGCGACAGCCTGGACGCCGAATACGCCGCCCACCGGCAGCGGTTCCTGGCCGAGCAGGGTTATGGGTACATCATCCGCGACGCCGACGACCTGTTAGGACCCGCGATCTAG
- a CDS encoding thiolase family protein: MSNDVAIIGVGLHPFGRFDKTAMQMGAEAIRSALTDAGAQWRDIQFGFGGSYEVSNPDAVTRLVGLTGITFTNVFNACATAASAIQQTADTIRLGKYDIGIAIGMDKHPRGAFTDDPAKLALPQWYAQNGQFVTTKFFGMKANKYLHDHNISQATLAKVAAKNYRNGALNPNAFRRKALPEEEILHSAVLNYPLTQYMFCAPDEGAAAVVMCRGDLAHKFTKKPVYVRACEIRTRRYGAYEVHATSAPLDEDASPTVYAAKAAYQAAGIGPEDIDLAQLQDTDAGAEVIHMAETGLCADGEQEKLIADGDTEIHGPIPINTDGGLIANGEPIGASGLRQVHELVRQLRGEGGERQVPGTPRVGLAQVYGAPGTASATILSR; the protein is encoded by the coding sequence ATGAGCAACGATGTGGCGATTATCGGTGTGGGCCTGCATCCGTTCGGTAGATTCGACAAGACCGCGATGCAGATGGGCGCCGAAGCGATCAGGTCCGCACTGACCGACGCCGGTGCCCAGTGGAGAGACATTCAGTTTGGGTTCGGCGGCAGCTACGAGGTGTCCAACCCGGACGCGGTGACGCGCCTGGTCGGATTGACCGGTATCACGTTCACCAACGTGTTCAATGCCTGCGCCACGGCGGCAAGTGCGATTCAGCAGACCGCTGACACGATCCGGTTGGGCAAGTACGACATAGGCATCGCCATCGGCATGGATAAACACCCACGGGGCGCGTTCACCGACGACCCGGCCAAGCTGGCGTTGCCACAGTGGTATGCCCAGAATGGGCAGTTTGTCACCACGAAGTTCTTCGGGATGAAAGCCAACAAATACCTGCACGATCACAACATCTCCCAGGCGACGCTGGCCAAAGTGGCTGCGAAGAACTATCGCAACGGTGCTCTGAACCCGAATGCCTTTCGACGCAAGGCGCTTCCCGAGGAAGAGATCCTCCATTCGGCTGTTCTGAACTACCCGCTGACGCAATACATGTTCTGTGCGCCCGACGAGGGTGCCGCTGCCGTGGTCATGTGCCGTGGAGACCTGGCGCACAAGTTCACCAAGAAACCCGTGTATGTGCGGGCCTGCGAGATCCGTACCCGCAGGTATGGAGCCTACGAAGTGCACGCGACGTCGGCCCCGCTAGACGAGGACGCTTCACCGACCGTGTACGCGGCCAAGGCCGCCTATCAGGCAGCGGGAATCGGGCCCGAGGATATCGACCTGGCTCAATTGCAGGACACCGACGCCGGCGCCGAGGTGATCCACATGGCTGAGACGGGTCTGTGCGCCGATGGTGAGCAGGAGAAGTTGATCGCCGACGGCGATACCGAGATCCACGGCCCGATACCGATCAACACCGACGGCGGCTTGATCGCCAACGGCGAGCCGATCGGGGCGTCGGGACTGCGACAGGTGCATGAGCTGGTACGACAGCTGAGGGGAGAGGGCGGTGAGCGTCAGGTGCCTGGGACCCCACGCGTCGGCCTGGCACAGGTCTATGGCGCGCCGGGCACCGCGTCGGCGACCATCCTGTCGCGCTAG
- a CDS encoding Zn-ribbon domain-containing OB-fold protein, whose amino-acid sequence MQKVLAPDISTWPDDNPQLIGSRCRDCGATAFPAQRWCPRCSGEEMGEVLLPRRGSLVAWTTQGFPPGPPYAGPGGKDFVPFGVGLVQLGDVIRVEARLTENDPAKLRFGQQVELTMVPLARDEEGAQVMTFAFRPVG is encoded by the coding sequence ATGCAGAAGGTACTGGCCCCGGATATTTCGACGTGGCCCGATGACAATCCACAACTGATCGGTAGCCGTTGCAGAGATTGCGGGGCCACCGCCTTCCCCGCACAGCGCTGGTGTCCCCGCTGCAGCGGCGAGGAAATGGGTGAGGTGTTGCTGCCTCGGCGCGGCAGCCTGGTGGCATGGACCACCCAGGGATTCCCGCCGGGACCTCCCTATGCCGGTCCGGGTGGGAAGGATTTCGTGCCATTCGGTGTGGGTTTGGTCCAGTTGGGGGACGTGATCCGCGTCGAGGCGCGGTTGACCGAGAACGACCCGGCCAAGCTGCGGTTCGGCCAACAGGTCGAACTCACCATGGTGCCGCTGGCCAGGGACGAGGAGGGGGCGCAGGTCATGACGTTCGCCTTCCGGCCGGTTGGGTGA
- a CDS encoding LLM class F420-dependent oxidoreductase: protein MRFGLFIPQGWRMDLVGIAPDKHWTVMRDLAIHADGGVWDSLWVYDHFHTVPLPTDEATHEAWSLMAAYAATTSRIKLGQMCTAMSYRNPVYLAKVAATADIISGGRIQMGIGGGWYEHEWRAYGYGFPTAKVRLGRLDEGVQIMRAAWRDGRVSFPGEHYQVDGAIVAPKPLQGNGIPLWVAGGGEKVTLRIAAKYAQYTNFTPEPTAFAHKSEVLAQHCRKLGTDFDAIVRSANFTAVVGASDTDVKDRLQRVRDRLVGYVPEAVADSMIGGLPDSATGTSEQVIERMSALRDLGCQYAICYFPEAAYDRSGIELFEREVIPALS from the coding sequence ATGCGCTTTGGTCTCTTCATTCCACAGGGTTGGCGAATGGATCTCGTCGGCATCGCGCCGGATAAGCACTGGACGGTGATGCGCGACTTGGCGATCCACGCCGACGGCGGCGTGTGGGATTCACTGTGGGTCTACGACCATTTCCATACCGTCCCGCTGCCGACCGACGAAGCCACGCATGAGGCGTGGTCGTTGATGGCGGCATACGCCGCGACGACATCGCGGATCAAGCTCGGTCAGATGTGCACCGCAATGAGCTATCGCAATCCTGTCTACTTGGCCAAGGTGGCGGCCACCGCCGACATCATCTCCGGCGGCCGAATTCAGATGGGTATCGGCGGTGGGTGGTACGAACACGAGTGGCGCGCTTATGGTTACGGGTTTCCGACGGCCAAGGTGCGGTTGGGTCGGCTGGACGAGGGCGTGCAAATCATGCGTGCAGCCTGGCGCGACGGCAGAGTCTCTTTTCCTGGCGAACACTACCAGGTCGACGGTGCAATCGTGGCACCGAAGCCATTGCAGGGCAACGGAATTCCACTATGGGTCGCCGGAGGCGGTGAGAAAGTGACGCTGCGCATTGCGGCCAAGTATGCCCAGTACACCAACTTCACGCCGGAACCCACCGCATTTGCGCACAAATCCGAGGTGCTGGCACAGCACTGCCGCAAGCTCGGCACAGACTTCGATGCCATCGTTCGTTCGGCCAACTTCACCGCCGTCGTCGGAGCGTCGGACACCGACGTCAAGGATCGGTTGCAGCGGGTCCGTGATCGTCTGGTTGGCTATGTTCCCGAGGCGGTGGCGGATTCAATGATCGGCGGTCTTCCCGATTCGGCCACCGGCACGTCAGAACAGGTGATCGAGCGGATGTCCGCGCTTCGCGACTTGGGGTGCCAATACGCGATCTGCTATTTCCCCGAGGCGGCCTACGACCGATCCGGCATCGAGCTATTCGAACGCGAAGTGATCCCCGCGTTGAGCTAG
- a CDS encoding 3-hydroxyacyl-CoA dehydrogenase NAD-binding domain-containing protein: MAENTIQWDKDADGIVTLTMDDPSGSANVMNEAYIESMGKAVDRLVAERDSVTGVVITSAKKTFFAGGDVKTMVQATPEDAGNVFDTVETVKKQLRTLETLGKPVVAAINGAALGGGLEIALACHHRIAADVKGSQIGLPEVTLGLLPGGGGVTRTVRMFGIQTAFVSILAQGNRFKPAKAKEIGLVDELVSSADDLVPAAKAWIKANPDAHEQPWDKKGYKMPGGTPSSPGLAAILPSFPSNLRKQLKGAPMPAPRAILAAAVEGAQVDFDTATRIESRYFASLVTGQVSKNMIQAFFFDLQAINAGKSRPDGIGKTPINKIGVLGAGMMGAGIAYVSAKAGYDVVLKDVSLEAAQKGKGYSEKLEAKALERGRTTEEKSKALLGRITPTADAADLKGVDFVVEAVFENQELKHKVFQEIEDVVEPNAVLGSNTSTLPITGLATGVKRQEDFIGVHFFSPVDKMPLVEIIKGEKTSDEALARVFDYTLAIGKTPIVVNDSRGFFTSRVIGTFVNEALAMLGEGVEPASIEQAGSQAGYPAPPLQLSDELNLELMHKIAVATRKGVEDAGGTYEAHPAEAVVEKMIELGRSGRLKGAGFYDYPDGKRSGLWSGLRETFKSGSSEPPLQDMIDRMLFAEALETQKCLDENVLMSTADANIGSIMGIGYPPWTGGSAQFIVGYSGPLGTGKEAFVARARELAAQYGDRFLPPDSLT, encoded by the coding sequence ATGGCAGAAAACACTATTCAGTGGGACAAGGATGCCGACGGCATCGTCACACTGACCATGGATGACCCGTCCGGGTCGGCTAACGTCATGAATGAGGCCTACATCGAGTCGATGGGTAAGGCCGTCGATCGCCTTGTCGCCGAGCGGGATTCGGTCACCGGCGTGGTGATCACCAGCGCGAAGAAGACCTTCTTCGCCGGTGGTGACGTCAAGACCATGGTGCAGGCGACGCCGGAGGACGCCGGAAACGTCTTCGACACCGTCGAGACCGTCAAGAAGCAATTGCGCACCCTCGAGACACTGGGCAAGCCGGTGGTCGCTGCCATCAACGGGGCGGCGCTCGGCGGTGGGCTCGAGATCGCGCTGGCCTGTCATCACCGCATCGCTGCCGATGTGAAGGGCAGCCAGATCGGACTGCCCGAAGTGACCCTCGGCCTGCTGCCCGGTGGGGGTGGCGTAACCCGCACCGTGCGGATGTTCGGTATCCAGACCGCGTTCGTCAGCATCCTTGCCCAGGGCAACCGGTTCAAGCCGGCCAAGGCCAAGGAGATTGGGCTGGTCGATGAACTGGTGAGCAGTGCTGACGATTTGGTGCCCGCCGCCAAGGCGTGGATCAAGGCCAACCCGGACGCGCACGAGCAGCCGTGGGACAAGAAGGGCTACAAGATGCCCGGCGGTACCCCGTCGTCGCCGGGGTTGGCGGCCATCTTGCCGTCGTTCCCGTCGAACCTGCGCAAGCAGCTCAAGGGTGCGCCGATGCCCGCGCCGCGGGCCATCCTGGCGGCCGCGGTCGAGGGTGCGCAGGTGGACTTCGACACCGCCACCCGCATCGAGAGCCGCTACTTCGCCTCGCTGGTCACCGGCCAGGTCTCCAAGAACATGATCCAGGCGTTCTTCTTCGACCTGCAAGCCATCAACGCGGGCAAGTCGCGACCGGACGGCATCGGCAAGACCCCGATCAACAAGATCGGTGTGCTGGGCGCCGGCATGATGGGCGCGGGCATTGCCTACGTCTCGGCCAAGGCTGGCTACGACGTGGTACTCAAGGACGTCAGCCTCGAGGCCGCGCAAAAGGGTAAGGGTTACTCCGAAAAGCTGGAAGCCAAGGCGCTCGAGCGAGGCCGCACCACCGAGGAGAAATCCAAGGCGCTGCTGGGCCGGATTACCCCGACCGCCGACGCTGCTGATTTGAAGGGCGTGGACTTCGTGGTCGAGGCCGTCTTCGAGAACCAGGAGCTCAAGCACAAGGTGTTCCAGGAAATCGAAGACGTCGTTGAGCCCAACGCGGTGCTCGGGTCGAACACCTCCACGCTGCCGATCACCGGTCTGGCGACCGGCGTCAAGCGGCAGGAAGACTTCATCGGGGTCCACTTCTTCTCGCCGGTCGACAAGATGCCGCTGGTCGAGATCATCAAGGGCGAGAAGACTTCTGACGAGGCGCTGGCCCGGGTGTTCGATTACACGCTGGCCATCGGCAAGACGCCGATCGTGGTCAACGACAGCCGCGGCTTCTTCACCTCGCGGGTCATCGGCACCTTCGTCAACGAGGCGCTGGCGATGCTGGGCGAGGGAGTGGAGCCGGCTTCGATTGAGCAGGCAGGTTCCCAGGCCGGCTACCCGGCCCCGCCGCTGCAGCTATCCGATGAGCTCAACCTGGAGCTGATGCACAAGATCGCCGTCGCGACCCGCAAGGGCGTCGAGGACGCCGGCGGCACCTACGAGGCGCACCCGGCCGAGGCGGTCGTCGAGAAGATGATCGAGCTCGGTCGGTCCGGCCGGCTGAAGGGCGCGGGCTTCTACGACTACCCCGACGGCAAGCGGTCCGGGTTGTGGTCGGGCCTGCGGGAGACATTCAAGTCGGGCAGCTCGGAGCCCCCACTGCAGGACATGATCGACCGGATGTTGTTCGCCGAGGCGCTGGAAACCCAGAAGTGCCTGGATGAGAACGTGCTGATGTCGACCGCCGATGCCAACATCGGCTCGATCATGGGCATCGGTTACCCGCCCTGGACCGGTGGTAGCGCGCAGTTCATCGTCGGCTACTCCGGCCCGCTGGGTACCGGCAAGGAAGCCTTTGTGGCCCGTGCGCGTGAGCTGGCCGCCCAGTACGGTGACCGGTTCCTGCCGCCGGATTCGCTGACGTAG
- a CDS encoding acetyl-CoA C-acetyltransferase: MSEEAFIYEAIRTPRGKQKNGSLNEVKPLSLVVGLIDELRRRNPDLDENLISDVILGCVSPVGDQGGDIARAAVLASGMPVTSGGVQLNRFCASGLEAVNTAAQKVRSGWDDLVLAGGVESMSRVPMGADGGAMGMDPATNYDVMFVPQGIGADLIATIEGFSRDDVDAYALRSQEKAAEAWSGGYFAKSVVPVRDQNGLLILDHDEHMRPDTTKEGLGKLKPAFEGLAALGGFDDVALQKYHWVEKINHVHTGGNSSGIVDGAALVMIGSEAAGKSQGLTPRARIVATATSGADPVIMLTGPTPAARKVLDRAGLTVDDIDLFELNEAFASVVLKFQKDLNIPDEKLNVNGGAIAMGHPLGATGAMILGTMVDELERRNARRALVTLCIGGGMGVATIIERV, translated from the coding sequence ATGTCCGAAGAAGCCTTCATTTATGAGGCCATCCGCACGCCCCGTGGTAAGCAAAAAAACGGCTCCCTGAACGAGGTCAAGCCGTTGAGCCTGGTCGTCGGCCTGATCGACGAGCTGCGCAGACGCAACCCCGACCTCGATGAGAATCTGATCAGCGACGTCATCCTGGGATGCGTTTCGCCGGTGGGCGATCAAGGGGGCGACATTGCCCGCGCGGCGGTGCTGGCTTCTGGCATGCCGGTCACTTCCGGGGGCGTGCAGCTCAACCGGTTCTGCGCTTCGGGGCTCGAGGCCGTGAACACCGCCGCACAGAAGGTGCGCTCTGGCTGGGACGACCTGGTTCTGGCCGGCGGTGTCGAGTCGATGAGCCGGGTGCCGATGGGAGCCGACGGCGGTGCCATGGGCATGGACCCCGCGACGAACTACGACGTCATGTTTGTTCCGCAGGGCATCGGTGCCGACCTGATCGCCACCATCGAGGGATTCTCCCGCGATGATGTCGATGCCTACGCTCTGCGCAGCCAGGAGAAGGCCGCAGAAGCGTGGTCGGGCGGCTACTTTGCCAAGTCTGTGGTGCCGGTCCGGGACCAAAACGGACTGCTGATCCTCGACCACGACGAGCACATGCGGCCCGACACCACCAAGGAGGGTCTGGGCAAGTTGAAGCCGGCCTTCGAAGGTTTGGCTGCGCTGGGTGGCTTCGACGACGTGGCACTGCAGAAGTACCACTGGGTAGAGAAGATCAACCACGTGCACACCGGCGGCAACAGCTCCGGCATCGTCGACGGCGCCGCGCTGGTGATGATCGGCTCAGAGGCCGCCGGCAAGTCACAAGGCCTGACACCCCGGGCCCGGATTGTGGCCACCGCTACCAGCGGAGCCGACCCAGTCATCATGCTGACCGGCCCGACACCGGCCGCCCGCAAGGTGCTGGACCGTGCCGGGTTGACCGTCGATGACATCGACCTGTTCGAGCTCAACGAGGCGTTCGCGTCGGTGGTGCTGAAGTTCCAGAAGGACCTGAACATCCCCGATGAGAAGCTCAACGTCAACGGTGGAGCCATCGCGATGGGCCACCCGCTGGGTGCCACCGGCGCGATGATCCTGGGCACCATGGTCGACGAGCTGGAACGCCGTAACGCTCGGCGGGCATTGGTCACGCTGTGTATCGGCGGCGGCATGGGTGTCGCGACAATCATCGAGCGAGTCTGA